Genomic segment of Orenia marismortui DSM 5156:
CCTTATTATCAGAATATATAATTCTCTCTTCTTCTAAAATAGAAAGATATCTTCTACAAGTAGAATCTGGAATTCCTGCTAATGCACTTATTGTTTTCACATCAAAAATAGGTCTTTGAAACATACTTTTGATTAAATCTACTACATTAGTACTATTAATTAAATTCATTGTCTTCTCTAAATCTTGTTCATAAAGCTTGTCAATCTCATCAACAATATTAATATTCTTCAATGCCTGTTTATTTACACTCTCTAAGAAAAACTTTATCCATTCATTCCAACCATCTTCTGATCTTGTTCCATTAAGTAATCTATAATATTTGTGCTTATCTTTTTCTAACGTTTCACTTATAAATAAATTAGGAGAATCAATTAACTCAACATCATATAAATATAATGGAATTAAAATACGGCCAATCCTGCCATTCCCATCTAAAAAAGGGTGAATAGTTTCAAATTGAGCATGAATAATTGCAATTCTAACCAAAGGATGCAAACTATCTTTAGGTTCATTTATATATTTTTCTAAATTAGACATACATAAATTTACTGATTGTGGCTCTGGTGGTACAAAAGTTGCTGTTTTTATAGTACATCCTTCTGGACCTATAAAATTTTGTATAGAACGATATTCACCTGGTGCTCTACTTTCACCTCTCACTCCACCACTCAATAATATTTGATGAAGCTCTTTAAACATACGAGTTGAAATAGGTAATCTCGATAAAGCCCGTTTACCATACTGTAAAGCTTCATAGTAATTTAATACTTCTTGAGCATCATCATTTTTTTCTTTCTTATCGATATCAAATTCTAGAACTTCATCAAATGTAACTTGTGTACCCTCAATCTTAGTTGACTGAAGTGCTTCTTGTAAACTCAAAGGAGTAATAAGAAAATCTTCATTTATCTTTGACTTTTTTAACATTACCTGAAATTTACCTACATTTGTATTAGCAGAAATTAACTCATTGTAAAATTCTAAAGGTTTTATATGATCTTCTATCGGCAATTGAAGCGGCTTAAATGGTTTCATATCAAAAATCACCTTCCTCTTTATTATTTTCAGATTATATATAATATTATAATACATATGCTTATTATGTTCAATTGTTTTCAAAAAATACGTTATTGAAAATAAAAAAAGATTGTATTATACCTTTAGATGATATGTCACATAACGTCCCGCAGATTCACGACGTCCCAATTTATGCTCCTAAACTCTGATTAAAACTAAATCTTATGTAAGTCATCCCAGCCCTAGCTCATGCTCATAGACTGGGATGTTGTTAATCTGCTGTTATACGCCGTTTCAACTACATAAAATCTTCATTATATCGTAACCTATCCCTCAAGTAGATTTTTTAAATTATTCAATATTATACGTTTTAATTCTACAATATCTTTATCAAGTAATATAGCTAATTTTTTAATAACTATATCAATATCTGTTGGACAACTTGGTTTTTTATTAATTTTAATAAAAGGACCATCTGTTTCTGTTAGAATCCTATCTACTGGTATTTTTGATATTATTTTTTTGCCCTTTTGTGAAGAAATCATAGAATGATTAACAGAAAAATAAAAACCAAAATTTATTGCTGTTTTTAAATCAGTAATACCACCACTGTACCAATGTAAGATTACTTTTCCTGGGTAATCATTTCCTATTATATTTATGACATCTTTAGCACTATTTCTAGAATGGACACTTAATACTTTATTACCATATTTAGCACATTCATCAAGAATGTTTTTAAAAACTTGAATTTGAATGTCTCTATCAGCTAAAGAATTTTTAGTATAATCTAACCCTATCTCTCCTACATAACGTGTCTTAGGTAATAATGAATTAAATAAATCAAGTTCATGTTTTTTAGAAATAGCTAATTGTGGATGTAATCCAATAGCAGCACGAACAAACTTTTTATTTGATACTAGTTTCTGAGTATGTGTAAAAACAGATGGTGCATTTGTCATTGCTATAGTATATACTTTATTTTTTTCAATTTTATCAACCATACTTTTAGGATTATCAGAGAGGTCTAAATGATAATGAGCATCTAAATATGATAATTCAGTATTATTCACTATTATTACTCCTTAAAAAATTCTCCACTTCTTCCATCCCATTTTCATAAACATTAATATATTTTTGGTGATCTTTCATAATTGGACCAGAACGTAGTATATTAAAGAAATTTAAGTTACTATCTATTTTTCTTCTTTCTATAGCCATTAAAAAAGCACGATAATCTCTTCCTGATTTCTTTGATTCAGAAGGAGGATTAGTTAGTACATCAATTCTATATTTTTTATAATCATCTAATCCTGCTCTATACATTGACGCTCTCCTTATTATACATGGAACACAATATCCACAATGTTCATGAGGACTATTTTTTTTAAACCGACCAGCACTAGGGTGAGAGCATGACATGGTATCATGTATAGATTTTTTTATTAAATCTTGATTTTGGGCATTAATTATCATCTGACCTTTTGTATAAAAACTATATGGATTAATTATACTATTAGTCAGATTTAATTTACCAAGCAATTCCTCAAGCTTTAATAGATAATAAGGGTGAGTTGTACGGGTACTTAAACTACCTCTTCTAGAATAAGTTAGTGGAATATTTAAAGAAATGAGTCCATTTTCTGGTATATATAGTGATGTGTTTTTATTAAAAGCATTAGCCACAGCAATACCATGTGCTAAAAATAAAAATGAGCGACTCCGAGTACTATCTTCACTTTTATCTTTACTATTTAATTTAATAGGTTGTACATAAAATCCAAAAGGAACTATCCTATCCTTAGAATATTCTGTTTCCAATGCATTCAATACTTGTTTTTGAGCAATACTTGCATCTCCACCTGTTCCATAATGACTTACAAGTGCAATTTTTCCTTGATTTTTCTCTAATAAATCTGATACCCCAATAAAAGAATCTAATCCACCAGAAAAAAGAGATACATTATTCACCGTTTCTTCAAAAAGACACTTATTAACTTTCTCTATATCTGTCTTTCTTCTTTCTCTAAAATTAAACTCCCACTTATCTCCACTTAAGAATGAAAGCATTTCCTCTAAAGTCTCTTTTGCATTTTTCCAAAGTTCAATATTAATAACAGGTAAACTAACACTCAAATGTCTAGTCCAATTATCATATGATAGTTTTCTAAGTATAAGTTTATCAGCAGTATATACTGCAAATGAAGCATTTAAAAGATCTATCGCTTCGTTTTCTGGAAAACATCCCATATCATTAAATAATTTATTAAATATATTATATGTATTATATTCAAGTATCTTATCAGAAGATTCATTGCCCATTAAAGGAATAATTAATGTTTTCTTCTTATCAATATTTTCAGGAAAATAATTATCATTTTTTCCTACTCTACAAACAATATTCCACTTCATTCTATCACCTCTAATTGTGTATATGCTTGCTTATATATGTTATCAATAATACTTTTGCCTGCACCATCTTTAAAGTTAATATTTAATAAATCATAATCTTGAAAGTCAAAGGAAATTGATGATTTTACTAAATCTTTAACATCCATTTCTAGCCTTATAGCTTGTTTTTCTGAAATAGCATTTTTCTCTATACGAATTCCTAATTCTTGTAGCCAACGCTCATAAATATAAGATTCTATACATAATTCTAAAACTTCTCTTATATCATCTTCTTTCATAGAGTTAAATTTTTCTATATTATTATCTTCAAATTCATATTTATCATATACAAAAGCTAATGTATCAATTGTTGCTTGCCTTGCAATACTATTTTCAATACTGTCCCCTTTAGGACTAAGACTTTCTGCAATTGCCATAAAAACATTCTCTACTGAATCACCAATAATATGATGTAATCCATATGACTCTAGTGTTCTTTCGATACCTTGATTTATAACCCCAGAAAAGAAATCACCTAAATTAGAAGCTGCAGTTTTACCAGAAATAGCAGCCCTTGATGCCCCATGCTCCACCTCTAGCTTGTACATAAGAACGGGCTGATTGTTTTAATTTCTCTGTATCTCCCGAAGAATTTACATATCTAGTCATTAAGCTTTTAGCTGACTGCCATGAACCAGACAAGGATTCTGGTATTTCATCTTGTTCTTCATTATCATCTGGGTTTTCAATTACTTCATCTTGTGCCCATGGTGGTAATAATGGAGAACCATTTGTAAGACCATCAAATGAACTAGAAGTTCCCATATTAAGCTCCCCTTTCTAATCTTTGTCCTGCTAATGTTGCCAATCCTTTATTTGTTCTACTTTGGCTCCATTGTTCTATCAAATTATATCCTAATGATTTTAATTCAGTATCTTTGACTAATTCTTGTACTTTTACTACAACGGAAGATGGCAAAGCTTTTTCAGGTAATTTTTCTAATAAACTTATCATTTGAGAAATTAGTTCTTTTCTAGTTTTAGAGAATCTAAAAAGAATATTTAATACAGAATCCTCTCCTCCTAAATACTCTTCTTGTCGTACCCTTTGAGAAAGAGTCTGAAATATTGCAGAAGCATCAATTGAGCTTATCTCTTTTGATTCTTCTAAAGCCCTATTACATACTGCATCACTTTTATGTAAAAGTTTTCCTATAATCTCTTGGGCTTTTGGACTCATTCTTTGAGTAACACTTGAAATAACTCCTAATGAATCTCTAGAAAAATAGAAATATGGTCTTAAATCTATATCAGTTAAGTTCGGCTTAGATTTTAACCAATCTTTCATCCAAGAATCAGAAAGCCAAGAATTATATTTTTTTCTATATCAAGTGGTTCATCCTGTTCTTCAGCATTATCTTCATCCTTAGGATGTTCTTTTTGAAGTAAGAATTCTTCCAATTTTTTTATTTTTTCTGGTCTACCTTCATTATTTGATTGAAGATTTGCTAACTCCTTAAACCATTCGGGTTTAAAATATTCTAAAATCATTAATTTGGCAAGTTTTCTTTTTTCAAGATTAATTTCCCTAGTTTTAGCCATCTCAATTCTCATTAATAAAGTATTTAAAAATCGTTTACATTGCCTTGGGTTACCATTTAAACCAGAGGCTAAAATAGGAGCAATTTGTTCCGAAAGCATAAGAGATTCCTCTAAATCCGAATAAAAATCTGGTGTAATTTCTTTTGCTACTCCATAATTGAATGCTACTTCATAAAGTGATTCTTTTTTTCTATCTAAAACTTTACTTCTAATATCTTCAAACTGATCTTTTTGATCTTGCAAGTTTAACTTAGTAAACAAGAGATTAATATATGTTTCAATCTCAAACCGACTAAGCTGAGGTATTCTTATAGGAAATTGAATTAATTTTTCTAAATATTCTCTACCTATATCTACACTTTCTCCAGGTATTTCTGGAAAACGACGTCTCACAGCATATTTAACTAGTCTTTCATCAGCTCCTATTACAAAAACAGTTTGTTCTGCAAATAAAAATAATCTAATTGCTTCTAAAGTTTCAATAATAGTGTCTGGAGTACAACGATCCAAATCATCAATAAAAACTACTAATGTTTTAATTTTTGTTTCTTCTAATAACTTACCGAAGTCACAATGAAATTCTCTTATTCCTTTACGTAATCTTTTTCCTCCTCCCATAGATTTAGATATAACTTCTGCTATTTGCTTCTCGTCAAAACTATTTGCTTTTTCTGTAGCTAAATCTTTAGTTTTTTCTAAAATATTAGAAAAATCTGATAAGCCAGTTAGAGCTAACCCAGCAGGTCCCATTGTAGCAAAAGAAATAGCTTGTTTTGTTGCCATTCCAGCAAATCTCATCCAATCAATTTGTTTAAATAAACGACCAATAATATCTTTTCCCTTTTCTGTAATAGTTCTTTTACTCTCAATTTCATCTAAAATAGTTCCCATTAATGCTGATTTAGCATCATCATAATCTTCAAACAACCAACCGTTAAAAGAAATACATAAAACATCTTCATCTTCTTTTAAATCCTCTTCTACCATTTTCAATAAGCTAGATTTACCGCTTCCCCAATCTCCATATACTCCAATTGTACAAGGTAATAAAGTTCTATTATGTATTATCTGGGTAATCGGAGCAACAAGATGTTCAAAATCAAGCAAATCAATATTAGTTTTGTTATCATGCCACATTAATATCCCTCCTTAATATGTTAAAACAGTATCATGTTGAAATGGCGTATAACGTCCCGCAGATTCGCGACGTCCCCATCAATGCTCCCATTCTCAGATAAACTCTAAATCTTACATAAGTCATTCCCAACTCTCATTTACCCTCTCTATTGGGATGTTGCTAATCTGCTGTTAGGCGATCGTTTAATCTGCTTGGCTATATTCTTCAATGAAATTCATATTATCTATTAGGTTTTTTAAATATGGAGAATAATTTTTTATATCAGAATAAATTTCTACTTTATTTACTTTATCTTCATCAAAATCCACTTTAAGATTTAATTTAATATTTATAACTAAAAAAACAATCATAATTGCTGAAAAAATAAAACCTACAATAAATAACATAAAACCTTTAATGCTAAACAAAATATTGATCATATTCTCAAATGAAAAACTTAAACTAAACGAATTTCCAACTGGTAAAAAACTTAATGGATATATTACCCCAATTAAAAATAAAATCAAATTACTAATAATAGAATAGGTAAGTAAATTATATTTTTTTGATTCTCCTCTTATTTGTATCAAAAAATCTTTTAGTAAACGTGTATGATCTATAATTTCTACCTTTAATTTATTTATAGCTTCTTCTTCATCAATAATATTTTGATTAAGTTGAGATCCTCCATCTACTGAAGCACCTGAATAGCCAGCATTGTAATAATTACTATCTGGTGTAGTTTCCCTAATTATATTTTCAATATCTTTTAATATTTGATTTCTATCATCATATATTGAAAAATTATACTTTATATAATATTCTTCACAACTTAAAATCTCTTTTCTATCTCTAATATTATTTCTTATTTTCTTTAATTTTTCTTCTCTCTTTCGTTCGTTGTACCAACTAAAATATCTGTCTTCTACTTTGTTTTTTAAAAATAATGACTTATTAATAAAATTATCTATTTTATTTTCTCTACTATTATATTCTGCTTGACTATTTATAACTTTTGTAATTATAAATGCTCCAAATATACCCACTATTGCAGATGAACATTGTGCTATAGAACTAAAAAACCAATTCCAATCCATTAAATTCACTCTCCTAAAATATACTTTCTTGATTAAATGTCGCCTAACGTCCCGCAGCTTCACGACGTCCGCGATAAAACTCTCAATCTCTAGATAACCACTATATCTAACATAAGTCAGCACTTGTTCTCATTGATGCTCATGACTAGGATGTTGCTAAGGTGCTGTTATGTGATGGAATCGGCATAATATAATCTACATGATTTCTCGTTTAAACCTCTATATATCATAAAATTTCATAGTCAGAGTTTATTAGTTAACTACTTCTATCCTCTAATTTTCGATTAAACTCCTTCTTCAATTGAGACTCCAGCCAGCCAAAGCTATGTTCCTAAACTTAATGATAACTCTAGCTTGCCATTAGCAATTAAATATTAGAAAACTAATATTATTTAAATATAAATTATTGATTGGCTCAATTTAGACTACAAAACTACACTCACCTCAAATTCATCAGACTAAATTCAAGTCCATATTACATTTCAACGCCAAATTATATATAAGCACCAAAATCATTTCAATTAAAGCGAATTATTTCACAAATAAGAACTCTTATCTGCTCCTAATCTAGCCAATCAATAATATCCTATAGCTAAAATGATTTACTATATTATTTCATGAATTGTAAAAGTAATCCCTATAAGATTATCGAAATGAATTAAATAAATAACTTTTATAGCATAATTTTCTTTCCCAAATAATAAAAAAAGACCTTTTTGGCTGGCTGTTCATGTTATTAGATCAAAAATTTCACCCAAGCTCAAATGTTTCAATCTTCCTCTTTTAGGATAGAAGATAAATCTTATCGATCAAAGCTCATGCAAGACTTAGCCGATTCTGTCATATAACGTCCCGCAGCTTCGCGACGTCCCCGTCAATAATCCAATCTCTAATCAAACTACAATCTGATATAAGTCAGCCCCAACTCTCTTCTATCCTCTCTACTGGGATGTCGCTAAGGTGCTGTTAGACGATGTTATACGTTTGCTTTTAGTAATCTTTTTCTGATTGTATCATTAGTATTAAGAATCTCTTTTGCACAATCTATACGTGATTCACGATTATTTTCATTAACAATTGCTCTTATATCTTTTAATAAAGTTATTAAATCATTTAGATTAAGAGCTAGTTGTTTTGAATACATATTTAAAAAATAAATATAATCATTTAACCTGTTTTTAAAATAATATCTTTTATCACCATTCTTAGATATATTCTTAAATATTTCATCATAATTTCGCACATGTCTTTGTAAACGGCTAAGTATATATTTTGTAGGTAATTCTAATGATATTTGTGTATCTGTTTTTTCCTCATGATATTTTACTAATTTTTTAGTAATTGTATCATCTAATAATGATACTTTCATTATTCTTTCAAGAGAATCTTGTTTATCTTTATTTACTTCTAAAATTGCAGACTTTATTATTTGTATTGCTACATCCATTACATCTTCAATTTGAAGATTATCTGAAAAAATTTCATTATAGACATTTGGATTTACACATTTAGTAACATCTGATCTTTTTAAATTAGTAAGTTTCAAATCTCCTCCATTTAATAATGAAAATACGACCCTGCTAATATGTAATAAACCATTATTTATTATGAAATTTATAATTTTATCTGATTCGTAATTTTCATTACCCTTCAACTCAATTAATTTGTTAGATACTGTATTGTATATAATGTATGATATTCCATAATACTCTAAATTGATGTTGGTATTAAAAACTTTATCTTTGTTTTTTTCAAAATACATACTTACATTATTTCTTACAACAGATGCTTCTTTGTAATAAATACTATAATAAGCTTTAAATAATTCTTTAGGATTTAATATACGAGATTTCGCATATCCTCTTCTTTCATAAAATTGAGGTTTTCTTTCATAATATAGTGGTTTTTCAAGCATTTTGAAATATTGCTCAATTCTTTTGTGAATAGGTCTATTAGATTCAAAGGCAAAATCTTTAATTTCAATTTGAGAATTTGTAGATTTTATTATATTCAACACAAGATCTTCATCCCAATTACCTTCTTCATCTTTTTTTATTTCAATAATTTTAACAACTAATTCAAAATCAAGCTTGTCCAATTCTTCTTCATCAATTTCCTTTAAAGTTTCATAAATAGCGTAAGAGGTTTGACATCCGTTTACAATTTGATAATTAGACATACTAACTTCATTTTCAAGTGGATCTACATCGTATGCAATTATAGTAATTCCATTATTCATACACCAAAATTTTTCACAATCAGTTCTAATTGTTTGAATAATTGCCTTATTAACATCTTTTGAATTCCCTTGGTAATCTCTTATATTTTCTTCAAAAATTTTATCTTCAATCACCTTATTATCATCTGTAATAAATTCTAAATATTCTTTTACATTAACTAAGCAAATACATCCTTCTACTATATTATCTTTCCTCTTAGGATAATCAAATTTCTTTAAATTTTTTAAAGTTTTTCTATACTTAACCGGTTTCTTACATATGTCTAGCAATTCATTACATCCCAAAAATTCAAATTTAGGTTTCATATATTGATTTTCTACATATTTACAAACATTATTTTTTTCTCTCACAACTCTATCATTATTTAAAGCATTATCTTTGTTATTTGCTTTTGTGCAATAATACATTTCTAATGTAATTTTTTCCTTGCAACCCTTCTTATTGTGAGCAAAATATAAATTTCGTATCATTTTTGCTTGTTTTTTAAACTTTTCATTTGATAAATCAAAATCTTTATCAAATATACATTCGATACCCCTTTTTATTCCATTTACTACTTTTTCTTTAAAACCAGTCTCTGCTTTAGATTGAATTATAATAACTCTTACTATAGAACTCTTATTCAATAAACTATATATATCATCAAAAGAAGAATTAGATTGATCTAAAATATCTTCATCAATAATACAATAGATTGAATCTATCCCTTCATCTCCTCCTCCATCTACAATACCATTTGCTAAATCATTAATAGTAAAATTATTTCCTTTTAATACATTTTTAGCTGAAAAATATTCAAATTCTGTTGAAAAGTCCTTTAACTTAAGATTATTTAATTCTATAAACGATTTAATTTCATTATCTATTAATTCTTTAATCATATTTATCTCCTCCCACAAAATTAAGTATAATGTCGTCTAACGTCCCAGAGTTTCGCGACATCTCATAGACGCACCTATCCCTCACATCAATCTATATCTAACATAAGTCCTCGCCACCTTCACCTCTGATCAAAANNNNNNNNNNNNNNNNNNNNNNNNNNNNNNNNNNNNNNNNNNNNNNNNNNNNNNNNNNNNNNNNNNNNNNNNNNNNNNNNNNNNNNNNNNNNNNNNNNNNACATCTTTTATCACTCCCGGGAGGTTTGTTGTTTGTGATGATTCAACATATCTTTCCCGGGTTTTAACTTTTCTATGCGGAGCATTTCATATAACTTAATTTAAACGACACCAATGTCATTTATATCACTGTATATAGGATTTTAACGAAGTTGATGTCGTTAAAATCCTATATATCTATAAAATTTATTTCAAGTTAATCTATTTTCTCTACTTAAACTGAATATACTGTACGTTCATCTTATCCATCAACAGTAAATAAGATAACTCTTCTTTAATTAGATCTTAATTATTATAATTTCTTCTACTCATTCTTGTTACTAGAATATCTTTTATAGCTTTATCACTAATTCTAATATCTTCACAAGAAGGAAAATCAATTAATTCACTATTTTTTAGAAAATATTTTTGACTTGTTAGTTTAATGCCTTTCTCTTAATCTATTGCTAACTAATTTCATCTAGTCCAATTATCAGACTTAAAAAAATTACGCATTTATTTTATAATCATCATCATATTAAAACTTCTTTCTAAATATAAAACCTTAAATAAAATATATCTATTTCTTTTTTCAAGATACTCTTAAGCTTCATACTTCATTATTTTTATGCAGTTTTGTTGAATCTTTTCCAAATAACTTTTTAGATTTTTTCTCTCTTCTCCTGTTAAACCTTCTAATAATATATTTTCAGTTTTCTCATGGATAGGCCATAATTTTGCCAATAAATCTTCTCCAGCCTTAGTAATTTCAATCTCTTCATACTCTTTTTTGATTAATTTATTTTCATATAAAGGACTAATGAACTTTTCCATCCTATCTCCAAAATATCCAAACTGCTCCTCAATCTGCTCTTCATTCATCTGCGACTTTCTTTTTAATACCATTAAAAATATGATCTGATCCCCACTAAACTCACTTATCTCCTTTAATTTAATATCAAAAGCTCTTCTAATCAGCTTTGAAGTCACACTAACTTCTCTTCCTAAACTAGATATAATCTTTTCTGCTAACATTGTTAAAACCTCCTTTAATCTTAATTCATAAATACTAATTCCAGTAGCCACTCCTACATTAAGAGATTCAACTCCTGTATGCATTGGTATTTGAACAATATGGTCAGCGGCTTCTAAAACTTCATTACAAACCCCCGCACTCTCATTGCCAATTACTAAAGCTATCGGCTTTTTATCCAACTCAACTGTAGATTGTAATGATTTTCCATAAGGGCTTGTAGCAACTATTTGATATCCTTTTTCTTTCAAAAAAGCAACTGCTGTTTGTGGAGTTTTATATCGCTTGAAGTTTACTTTAAAAGCAGTTCCACGAGAAGCATCAATAGTTTTAGGTATATAAGGATCAAAATCATCATTAGTTGTAATAAAATCATTAATTCCATATGCCTTGCCAGTTCTAATTATAGTTCCTATATTCCCATGGTCTTTAACATCATCTAATAATAGAACAAAGTCATCAAAATCATCATTATTAGGGGTAGCTTCAGCCACTCCAACACAAGGAATTAAATAATTTGTTTCAGTAATCTTCTTTAAAATCCCATTGGAAGTTTGATAAATAGGAGATGAGAAACCACTATAATCATCTACATTTTGATCTTCACTGATAAAGATACTCTTTATCTTAAGTCCAGCATATTTAGCCCATATCAACTGCTCCAAACTGCGCAATTGTATTTTATTTTTAAGAATTCTTTTCTTACTACTTGATAATTCTCTTGCTTCTTGGACTAACGGGTTTTTTAATTTATCAATCTTGTTTATCATTATTTTTGCCTCCATAAATTTTTATTAAGATGATTAGCTTAAGCTTAATTTATGTAAAATATTTCAAGAGTGTAATATCTTAATTAAGCTCTACAATTAGCTATCGTTGATATATTTTTAACAGTAATAGCCATCCTAATTTAATTAGACCTTTTTGAAAAGATTAAAATTATTAATCAGAAATTTTTCTTCTCTTCTAAAAAATCTAATCTTAATACTATTGATACTATTATAATTAAATACTTTATTCCTTTTATTTTCTATATAAAAGTTTATTTACCTCCAAAAATATCCATAAAACTCAAAATTATCACTTCTTATCAAGACAGATATTATAGTACTATAGTATAAATTAAATTTATAAATACTAAACTACAAATTACAAACTAACCTTTATCTTTTTATTTCCAAAAGCTATTGATATAAAAACGAAGAAACATTTAACTTTTATCATTCTTTATAACTATTGGCTTGCCATAGTTTCTTATATTCTATCTAAACTAAAAACATCTAGACCTAGGTCTAGATGTTTTTAGTAAGAAATTTAAGATTTTATGAAGAGTTAACTTCTTCTTTCTTGTGTAAATTAATAGATATTTCTTGAGCTTTTGTTTATGAGATCACCTTTCCCTGATGTAGAGAATACCTAATAGTAAACTATCTTCTAATGATATCATATTCATTTTCATCAGATAGTATAATTTTTCCTGCTACTATTCCAAGAAGTTTAACACTATTATAAGTAATTAAGTTAGTTATTTCATAATAGCCCATTAACTGACAGATATAAACCCTCAATATAATATATTTCCTATTTCTATCAGATAAATATATCTCTATTAAGAAAATATTTCTTATAATAGCATGAATATTTCGCTAAACAT
This window contains:
- a CDS encoding Fic family protein, with product MKPFKPLQLPIEDHIKPLEFYNELISANTNVGKFQVMLKKSKINEDFLITPLSLQEALQSTKIEGTQVTFDEVLEFDIDKKEKNDDAQEVLNYYEALQYGKRALSRLPISTRMFKELHQILLSGGVRGESRAPGEYRSIQNFIGPEGCTIKTATFVPPEPQSVNLCMSNLEKYINEPKDSLHPLVRIAIIHAQFETIHPFLDGNGRIGRILIPLYLYDVELIDSPNLFISETLEKDKHKYYRLLNGTRSEDGWNEWIKFFLESVNKQALKNINIVDEIDKLYEQDLEKTMNLINSTNVVDLIKSMFQRPIFDVKTISALAGIPDSTCRRYLSILEEERIIYSDNKVRNRKYYYYNLLDLLR
- the qatD gene encoding Qat anti-phage system TatD family nuclease QatD; amino-acid sequence: MNNTELSYLDAHYHLDLSDNPKSMVDKIEKNKVYTIAMTNAPSVFTHTQKLVSNKKFVRAAIGLHPQLAISKKHELDLFNSLLPKTRYVGEIGLDYTKNSLADRDIQIQVFKNILDECAKYGNKVLSVHSRNSAKDVINIIGNDYPGKVILHWYSGGITDLKTAINFGFYFSVNHSMISSQKGKKIISKIPVDRILTETDGPFIKINKKPSCPTDIDIVIKKLAILLDKDIVELKRIILNNLKNLLEG
- the qatC gene encoding Qat anti-phage system QueC-like protein QatC — translated: MKWNIVCRVGKNDNYFPENIDKKKTLIIPLMGNESSDKILEYNTYNIFNKLFNDMGCFPENEAIDLLNASFAVYTADKLILRKLSYDNWTRHLSVSLPVINIELWKNAKETLEEMLSFLSGDKWEFNFRERRKTDIEKVNKCLFEETVNNVSLFSGGLDSFIGVSDLLEKNQGKIALVSHYGTGGDASIAQKQVLNALETEYSKDRIVPFGFYVQPIKLNSKDKSEDSTRSRSFLFLAHGIAVANAFNKNTSLYIPENGLISLNIPLTYSRRGSLSTRTTHPYYLLKLEELLGKLNLTNSIINPYSFYTKGQMIINAQNQDLIKKSIHDTMSCSHPSAGRFKKNSPHEHCGYCVPCIIRRASMYRAGLDDYKKYRIDVLTNPPSESKKSGRDYRAFLMAIERRKIDSNLNFFNILRSGPIMKDHQKYINVYENGMEEVENFLRSNNSE
- the qatB gene encoding Qat anti-phage system associated protein QatB, whose product is MYKLEVEHGASRAAISGKTAASNLGDFFSGVINQGIERTLESYGLHHIIGDSVENVFMAIAESLSPKGDSIENSIARQATIDTLAFVYDKYEFEDNNIEKFNSMKEDDIREVLELCIESYIYERWLQELGIRIEKNAISEKQAIRLEMDVKDLVKSSISFDFQDYDLLNINFKDGAGKSIIDNIYKQAYTQLEVIE
- a CDS encoding KAP family P-loop NTPase fold protein, translated to MWHDNKTNIDLLDFEHLVAPITQIIHNRTLLPCTIGVYGDWGSGKSSLLKMVEEDLKEDEDVLCISFNGWLFEDYDDAKSALMGTILDEIESKRTITEKGKDIIGRLFKQIDWMRFAGMATKQAISFATMGPAGLALTGLSDFSNILEKTKDLATEKANSFDEKQIAEVISKSMGGGKRLRKGIREFHCDFGKLLEETKIKTLVVFIDDLDRCTPDTIIETLEAIRLFLFAEQTVFVIGADERLVKYAVRRRFPEIPGESVDIGREYLEKLIQFPIRIPQLSRFEIETYINLLFTKLNLQDQKDQFEDIRSKVLDRKKESLYEVAFNYGVAKEITPDFYSDLEESLMLSEQIAPILASGLNGNPRQCKRFLNTLLMRIEMAKTREINLEKRKLAKLMILEYFKPEWFKELANLQSNNEGRPEKIKKLEEFLLQKEHPKDEDNAEEQDEPLDIEKNIILGFLILG
- a CDS encoding AIPR family protein, producing the protein MIKELIDNEIKSFIELNNLKLKDFSTEFEYFSAKNVLKGNNFTINDLANGIVDGGGDEGIDSIYCIIDEDILDQSNSSFDDIYSLLNKSSIVRVIIIQSKAETGFKEKVVNGIKRGIECIFDKDFDLSNEKFKKQAKMIRNLYFAHNKKGCKEKITLEMYYCTKANNKDNALNNDRVVREKNNVCKYVENQYMKPKFEFLGCNELLDICKKPVKYRKTLKNLKKFDYPKRKDNIVEGCICLVNVKEYLEFITDDNKVIEDKIFEENIRDYQGNSKDVNKAIIQTIRTDCEKFWCMNNGITIIAYDVDPLENEVSMSNYQIVNGCQTSYAIYETLKEIDEEELDKLDFELVVKIIEIKKDEEGNWDEDLVLNIIKSTNSQIEIKDFAFESNRPIHKRIEQYFKMLEKPLYYERKPQFYERRGYAKSRILNPKELFKAYYSIYYKEASVVRNNVSMYFEKNKDKVFNTNINLEYYGISYIIYNTVSNKLIELKGNENYESDKIINFIINNGLLHISRVVFSLLNGGDLKLTNLKRSDVTKCVNPNVYNEIFSDNLQIEDVMDVAIQIIKSAILEVNKDKQDSLERIMKVSLLDDTITKKLVKYHEEKTDTQISLELPTKYILSRLQRHVRNYDEIFKNISKNGDKRYYFKNRLNDYIYFLNMYSKQLALNLNDLITLLKDIRAIVNENNRESRIDCAKEILNTNDTIRKRLLKANV